In Paenibacillus hexagrammi, the following are encoded in one genomic region:
- a CDS encoding zinc-dependent alcohol dehydrogenase — MKALVWTEGRKLELCEMPEPIIVSANDVKVEIHMTGICGTDLAVITGKEEGVAGIIRGHEAVGIVVEVGDNVQQLSIGDRVVIDPNQSCGECYYCNRDNPHLCVGSDGSGMPIAGLNRQGTFARYFVCDKRFIHKLDDGMSWEAAVLIEPLACVLHNFEAARVTSEETVLVLGSGPMGMLCQYVSTHKTRVTVATEVNPYRLSRAQEIADLACSPDQLHASMLEGLTQNGKFDVVIDTVGNQLEMAERWIDRGGRMIAFGINAKYEYTCKPTKMIQNAIQLIGAGEYRYKFEEAIQFAKEHPELQGIVTKKYNLEDCDAAVGELLESSRVTDKGVISPVSQTLKTVFVFE, encoded by the coding sequence GTGAAGGCGTTAGTGTGGACAGAAGGAAGAAAGCTGGAGCTTTGCGAGATGCCGGAGCCTATTATCGTCTCAGCAAATGATGTGAAAGTCGAGATTCATATGACTGGCATATGCGGAACAGACCTCGCTGTGATTACAGGGAAAGAAGAGGGAGTTGCCGGCATCATTCGTGGTCATGAAGCAGTAGGTATTGTTGTTGAAGTGGGCGACAATGTGCAGCAGTTGAGCATTGGTGATCGTGTTGTTATTGACCCGAATCAAAGCTGCGGCGAGTGTTACTATTGCAATCGGGATAACCCGCATTTATGTGTAGGGAGCGATGGGAGCGGCATGCCCATAGCAGGTTTAAATAGACAAGGGACGTTTGCGAGATATTTTGTATGTGATAAGAGGTTTATCCATAAGCTGGATGACGGGATGAGCTGGGAAGCTGCAGTCTTGATTGAGCCGCTGGCCTGTGTCCTGCATAACTTTGAAGCAGCAAGAGTGACGTCAGAGGAAACTGTACTTGTTTTGGGATCAGGGCCTATGGGTATGCTGTGCCAGTATGTGAGCACCCATAAGACTAGAGTTACAGTGGCTACGGAAGTAAATCCCTACCGTCTATCTCGAGCGCAGGAAATTGCAGACTTAGCATGCTCTCCAGATCAATTACATGCGTCCATGCTTGAGGGACTAACGCAAAATGGCAAATTCGATGTGGTTATCGATACCGTCGGCAACCAACTTGAGATGGCCGAACGCTGGATTGACCGGGGCGGCAGGATGATTGCTTTCGGGATCAATGCGAAATATGAGTATACGTGCAAACCGACGAAGATGATCCAAAATGCCATTCAGCTGATCGGAGCTGGGGAATATAGATACAAATTTGAGGAAGCCATTCAGTTTGCAAAAGAGCATCCGGAGCTTCAGGGGATAGTTACAAAAAAGTATAACTTGGAAGATTGCGATGCGGCCGTAGGCGAGCTGTTGGAGAGCAGCCGTGTAACGGATAAGGGGGTGATCAGTCCAGTAAGTCAAACGCTGAAGACGGTTTTTGTTTTTGAGTAA